The Amycolatopsis sp. DG1A-15b genome contains the following window.
GGCGTGGTCTTGCCGTCGAGCGCCGCCGCGCCCTTGGTGAGGACCAGGGCGCCGGTCATCCACTGCCGGGTGCTGCCGTTGCCGACGAAGACCGAGTCGAAATCATCGGGCGGGATGCCCTTGGTCTTGAAGAAGGCCCGCAGTTTCTCCCACTTGGCCCGGACCTCCGTGCCGGTCTTGCCGAGCTGCTCCGGGAACCGGCGGGCCAGCCACGGCGCGTAGACGCGGTCGAACTGGCGCTGGTCGATCTTCGGGAACGCTTCGAACGCGGCCTGGAGGCGGCCTTCGAAGTTCACGCTGGAGTCGAGGACCATCTTCCCGGCGCGGTCCGGGAACAGCGAGGCGTACTTCGCCCCGAGCCAGGTGCCGTAGGAGAAGCCGAGGTAGTTCAGCTTCTCGTCGCCCAGCAGGGCGCGGATCAGGTCCATGTCGTGCGCGGTCTGCCAGGTGGTGACGAAGGGCGCGAGCGCGTCGTTCTGGCACGCCTCGGCCAGCACGCGCGGCGTCCGCTGGTGCAGCGCGATGCTGGCCGCCGAGCGGTCCCGCGCGTCGAGGTCGTCGGCGTCCTGGGGCAGCCGCGCCAGCGGCACCCGGCACACGTACCCCTCGTCCGTGCCGCCTTCCTGGCCGGTGCCCCGGGGGTCCATCCCGATGATGTCGTAGTGCTCGTTCACCGACGGTTCCAGCCCGGCCAGCGCGCCCGCGAGCGAAGTGCCGCGGCCACCGGGGCCGCCCGGGTTCACCAGGATCGCGCCTTGCCTGCTGCCGGTCGCGGCCGCCCGGCTGATCGCCACCTGCAGGTCGGTGCCGGCCGACGGCGCCGACCAGTCCCGCGGGACGGTGATGCGGGCGCACTCTGCCGTCCGGGTCTGGTTCCGCTGCTTGAACGGGCAGGCGCCCCAGGAAACCTGCTGGTCCCGGTACGGCGCGAGCGGGTCGGGCGTGGTCGCGGCGGCGGGCGCCGTGGCCGCCACCAGGACCGAGACGGCCACCGCCAGCCCTGCTCGGGACGTTCGCACCGCAGTTTCCTTCCTCGCGCACCGGCCGTGAAGATCCAATCACAGCCGGTGCCGACGAGGCAGCACGAAGAGCGTGGACCGCCCGATCCGGTGAACGCAGCGGGCAGCTCAGGTGCGGTACGGGCCGTGGTTGCCGAGATCGGGGGCCACGCGCGGGTGCGGGCCGTCCTGGCCGGGCACCGGGGTGACGGTGGGGCGCCACGCCGGGTCCGTCGCGGCCGGCTCGACGACGACCTCGGTGGCCGGCCGGACGTAGGTTTCGG
Protein-coding sequences here:
- a CDS encoding alpha/beta fold hydrolase translates to MRTSRAGLAVAVSVLVAATAPAAATTPDPLAPYRDQQVSWGACPFKQRNQTRTAECARITVPRDWSAPSAGTDLQVAISRAAATGSRQGAILVNPGGPGGRGTSLAGALAGLEPSVNEHYDIIGMDPRGTGQEGGTDEGYVCRVPLARLPQDADDLDARDRSAASIALHQRTPRVLAEACQNDALAPFVTTWQTAHDMDLIRALLGDEKLNYLGFSYGTWLGAKYASLFPDRAGKMVLDSSVNFEGRLQAAFEAFPKIDQRQFDRVYAPWLARRFPEQLGKTGTEVRAKWEKLRAFFKTKGIPPDDFDSVFVGNGSTRQWMTGALVLTKGAAALDGKTTPPPATLRSDLDRASRAVFGRPADRLTAADVAADPPEPDYADVPGTRLAVACGDQPTRTASWYKLLSDLQGPAYPLFGWAYGLSEACGFWSDAPQHELPTLSPRAAKNILVVQGEFDPQTGYEQAEAAARAAGIPMISVAESPFHGQYAVSGNSCVDDLVNGFFLGAGRPAATICPGVPLPGEHQVFPVAGPAGEPSRPTAPAPRDARSTVRERLQDDISAVNRGR